The Pseudodesulfovibrio senegalensis genome contains the following window.
CGGCGACGAGAACAACAAGCAGTTGCAGCGTATCTACGGCACGGCATGGCAGGACCCCAAGGCGCTCAAGAAGCATCTGCACCAGCTTGAGGAAGCCAAGAAACGCGACCATCGCAAGCTGGGGACCCAGCTCGACCTGTTCAGCTTTCAGGAAGCGGGCGGGGCGGGCATGGCCTACTGGCATCCCAAGGGCGCGCTGGTTCGTACCATCCTTGAGGATTTCGTGACCAAGGAACAGCTCAAGCGCGGTTATGAACTTGTGCGCGGACCGCAGATTCTCAAGCGCGACCTTTGGGAAACGTCCGGTCATTACGAGAACTATCGCGAAAACATGTATTTCACGGAAATTGATGAGCAGGCCTACGGGGTCAAGCCCATGAACTGTCTGGCCCATATGCTCATCTACAACCGCAAGCTCATGAGCTATCGCGACCTGCCCCAGCGTTATTTCGAGTTGGGCGTTGTGCACCGTCACGAGAAGTCCGGCGTTCTGCACGGCCTGCTCAGGGTCCGCAGCTTTACGCAGGACGACGCTCACATCATCTGCAGCCCGGACCAGCTGCAGGAAGAGATCAAGGGCGTGGTCAAGTGGGTGCAGGATCTCATGGGCCTTTTCGATTTTACGTATTCCATGGAGCTGTCCACGCGTCCGGAAAAGTCCATCGGTTCTGACGAGGACTGGGACCGTGCCACAGTGGCCCTTGAGGAAGCCATGAAGGATTTGGGGCTTCCGTATGACATCAATGAGGGCGATGGTGCCTTCTACGGCCCCAAGATTGACGTCAAAGTGCGTGACTGCCTTGGTCGCGAATGGCAATGTTCCACAATTCAGGTGGATTTCACCTTGCCTGATCGCTTTGATTTGAGTTACATCGGCGACGATGGTGAACGTCACCGCCCCGTCATGGTGCATCGCGCCATAATGGGATCGGTGGAACGTTTCCTTGGTATTTTGATAGAGCATTATGCCGGAGCCTTCCCTGTTTGGTTCGCTCCGGTTCAGGCCAAGATCCTGACAGTTACCGACTCTCAGCGGGAATTTGCTGAAAAAGTCTTGCAATTTTTCCGTGAAAAAGGCATCCGCGTCGAAGCGGACCTTCGAAATGAGAAGCTCGGATACAAAGTTCGGGAGGCCCAGGTTGAGAAGATCCCCTACATGCTGGTGATCGGAGACAAGGAAGTTGAGGCTGGAAGCGTCAACGTCCGGAGCAGAGACGGGGAAGATCCTGGGTTGCTGTCGCTGGAGGAGGCGGTCGAGATGGTTTCGGCCGCGGCACGGGAACCTTTCAAACGCGGAGGAATGAGCTATAGCTTTTCGACGACATGACCGCTCCCGCGGACGGCGGGATGACGGCGTTCGACGCAACGAACGGATCAGAGTTCCTAAGGTAAGGGTTGTTGACGACAACGGTGAACAGTTGGGCGTTCTGGACACTCGCGAAGCTTTTCGTATTGCCCAGGAAAAAGGCCTTGACCTTGTCGAGGTCGCTGCCAATGCCGATCCGCCCGTTTGCAAGATCATGGATTACGGCAAGTTCAAGTATCAGCAGAAAAAGCGCCAGCAAGAGGCGAAAAAGAACCAAACCGTAATTCAGATCAAGGAAGTCAAGTTCCGTCCCAAGACGGACGATCATGACTACCAAACGAAGCTCAAGCATATTTACAGGTTCCTTGAGGGCGGAGACCGCTGCAAGGTTACTGTATTTTTCCGCGGACGGGAGATCGTGCACAAGGACCGTGGGCTCATGGTTCTTGAACGAGTTCAGGAAGATACAAAGGAAATCGCCAAGGTAGAGAGCAGGCCCACGAGTGAGGGACGCACCATGACCATGATGCTTTCCCCGGTCAAGAAGGCCTGAGTCAATCGCCCGGAGCGGTTTGCGAATATTTTTCCGGCCTAGCCGGATAGAATCCCTAGGAGGACTTCATGCCCAAGATTAAGACGAGAAGGTGTGCCGCAAAGCGTTTTGCGACCACCGGAAGCGGCAAATTCAAGCGCCGCAGGAAAAACCTCAGGCATATCCTGACCAAGAAGAATGCCAAGAGAAAGCGTCGTCTGGGCCAGGCAACAACCGTGGACAAGACCAACGAAAAGGCTGTCCGCCGGATGCTGCCGTACGCCTAGCACGTGTCTGACCCGGGCGGGTTTTTGTCCGTCCGTTTCGACATGGCGCTGAGTTTCAAACCTTTTAACCCCATTCCGCCCTGCCGGGAGCTTCGGCCCATCCGGAGGGTAGTAAGCGATGGAGGTATGACATGAGAGTCAAACGTGGAGTGACCGCCCGCAGGCGTCACAAAAAGTATCTGAAGCTTGCCAAAGGCTATCGTGGAGCAGGCAGCCGACTTTACCGCACCGCTCGTGAGCGTGTGGAAAAGGCCTTGTGCAAAGCCTACCGCGACCGCAAACGCAAGAAACGCGAGTTCCGTAAGCTGTGGATCATGCGCATCAACGCCGCTGCTCGTATACACGGCCTTTCCTACAGCCGCTTCATGAACGGTCTTTCCAAGGCCGGCATCGAACTGAACCGCAAAGTCCTGGCTGACATGGCCGTCCGCGACAAGGACGCGTTCGCCAAGATCGCCGAGGCTGCCAAAGTACAGGTTGGCTAACCGTGAGTGACGAACTCAAGACCTTCCTGGAAGGTCTCGACAGCCTGGCCCGTGAGTGCGAAGCATGCAAGGGCCAGGCTGCTTCATTGAATGAACTTGAGGAAATCCGGGTCGAGTATCTGGGCCGCAAGGGCAAGCTCGCCAAGAGCATGGGCGCCCTTGGCAAGATGCCCAACGAGCATAAGCCCGAGGCTGGCCGAAAGGCCAACGAGGTCAAGCAGTTTCTGACCTCGCTCATCGACGGGTGGCAGGCTGAATTGGTCCGCGCCCAGGATGAGGCCCGGTTGAGCCGTTTCGATCCTTCCATGCCTGGTCGCAAGCCGTGGGCCGGATCGTTGCATCCCGTGACGCTGGTCATGGATGAAATCAGCGAGATTCTGGTGGGACTCGGTTTCGAGCATGCCACCGGTCCGGAAGTTGAAAACGACTGGCACAACTTCGAAGCCCTGAACATTCCGCCCGAGCATCCCGCGCGGGATATGCAGGATACCCTGTATGTTTCCGAAAACATCGTGTTGCGTACTCACACCTCCCCGGTGCAGGTCCGCAGCATGCTGGGCAAGAAGCCGCCCCTGGCGGTCATTTGTCCGGGCAAGGTTTACCGCCGCGACTCCGACCTGACGCACACGCCCATGTTTCATCAGATCGAAGGCCTGCTTGTGGACCATGAGGTTTCCATGAGCGATCTTCGTGGAACCCTGACCGCGTTTGTGCGCCAGCTGTTTGGTAAGAAGACCGAGGTGCGTTTCCGTCCGAGCTTCTTCCCCTTTACCGAGCCGAGTGCAGAGGTGGACATCTCCTGCGTCATGTGCGGCGGCAAGGGCCACAAGGACGGCAGCACCTGTCGCGTGTGCAAGGGAACCGGCTGGGTCGAGATCCTCGGCTGCGGCATGGTTGATCCCAATGTATTCAAGTCCGTTGGATATGATCCCGAGGTCTACACCGGGTTCGCCTTCGGGCTGGGCGTCGAGCGGGTGGCCATGCTCAAGTACGGCATCGGCGACCTGCGCATGTTCTTCGAAAACGACGTTCGTTTCCTCGAACAGTTCGCCTAGATTTTTCGTGCAGGCCGGAGGCTCCTTTTTTGCGGGGCCTCCGGCTTTGCGCGAATTGCCGGCGGCTTTCGAGGCGATGTAATCATATATTTCACAGACCCAACCCTTTGCGTATTCCTGCGGGAAGGGCTGAGGGGCGGAGGCACCATCAATGCTTGTCAGTTTCAATTGGTTGCGCGAATTTGTGCCCTTTGAGGGCGAGGCTCAGGAGTTGGGCGACCGCCTGACCATGCTCGGGCTCGAACTCGAATCCATTGATGATCCGTTTGAATCGGTCAAGGATCTTGTTGTCGGGTACGTTGTCGAGTGCGTGAAGCACCCGGAGGCCGAAAAGCTGTCCGTTTGCACCGTTGACGTGGGCGACGAAGTCGTGGAGATCGTTTGCGGCGCTCCCAACGTGGCAAAAGGGCAGAAAGTGCCCGTTGCCAAGGTCGGCACAGTCATGCCCGACGGCATGAAAATCAAGAAGGCCAAGCTGCGCGGCGTCAAGTCGTTCGGCATGATCTGTTCGGAACGCGAACTCGGTTTTTCCGAAGATCATGAAGGCATCTGGGTATTGCCGGAAGACCTGACTGTGGGCGACAAGTTGGTGGATGCCTTGAATCTTGAACGCACGGTGCTCGATTTCGACATTACGCCCAACAGGGCCGATGCCTTGTCCATGCTGGGATTTGCCCGCGAGACAGCATTGGCCTTCGACCTGCCTCTGACCATGCCCAAGTTCAATCTCGTCGAAGCCGGAGGCAATGCCTCGGATGATATTTCCATCATTATCGACGATTCCGAGTTGTGCCCGCTATATCAGGCCCGGGTCATTCGCGAGGTGCAGACCCGCAAGTCGCCGGACTGGATGCGGTTCAAGTTGCTTTCCGTTGGTCAGCGGCCCATCAGCAACGTTGTGGATGTGACCAACTACATCATGTTCGAGTTGGGGCAGCCCCTGCATGCCTTTGATCTGGACCGCATCGAAAAAGCCACCATCCGTGTTGCTCCGGCACAGGACGGCATGAAGTTCACCACCCTGGACGACATGGAGCGCACGTTGACCGCGCGTGACCTGCTGATCTGGGACGGCGTCAAGCCCGTGGCCCTTGCCGGCGTCATGGGCGGGCTCAACTCTGAAATGACGGCAACCAGTTCCAATGTGTTGCTGGAGTCCGCCGTGTTCCGGCCCGGCACCGTCCGCAAGACCGCCCGCAGGCTTTCCCTGCCCAGCGAGGCGTCGTATCGCTTTGAGCGCGGGGTGGATCAGGTCATGAACACTTTTGCCCTGAATCGGGCCGCCCAACTCATGGCCGAGACTTCCGGCGGAAAGGTGACCTCCGGCATTGCCAAGAATGAACCGACCCCGTGGCAGGACCGCAACCACATTTACCGCCATGACCGTTGCATGAAATTGCTCGGTCTGGACCTTGAGCCGGAATTTGCCAAGAAGGTCTTTGTGCTCGAAGGCTGTACGGTGGACGATTCGAACAAAGACGAGTGGAAAGTTTCATCGCCTTCACATCGTCTTGATCTGGAACGTGAGGTCGACCTGTATGAAGAGGTGGGCCGGGTTCACGGCCTGGACAGGATTCCCGCAGTGCTTCCGCGTGTTTCCAAATCCCTTGAAGGCGGCTGCGTGACCGCGGAAACCGAATACGGTTTTGTGCGTTCACTCAAGCGTTGGGGGATGGGGGCCGGACTCAACGAGGCCATCAACTACAGTTTTGTGGGGGACGACGATCTCGATCGCCTGAACCTTCCCGAGGAAGGCCGGGTGCCCATAGCCAACCCGCTTTCTGAAGATCAGAATGTCATGCGCATGGATATTACTCCGGGCCTTCTGAATACGCTCAAGAACAACCTTGCTCAGGGTAATGGTCATATTCGCATTTTCGAGGTAGCCAAGAAATTTGTGGCCGACACCGCGTCCGACACGGAAACCGCCGAGCACCTGCGGCTCGGCATGTTGCTGTATGGCCCGCGCCATGCCGCAGACTGGCCGTGGCCCCAGGAAGATGCCGATTATCTGGATATCAAGGGCCATGTCGAACATCTGCTTGAGGACCATCTCAAACTGGATGAACCGGATTGCGTGTTGGTCAAGGATCACCCCTACCTTGAGCCGTGCATCAACGTCATGATCGGCGACGAACTGGTGGGCGTCATGGGGCAGGTTCGGCCCGACATTGCGGATTTCTACCATGCGCGCAAGTCCGTATGGATGGCGGACATGGATGCTGCCAAGCTGTGGAACATGGTGCGTTCGCACAAGATCAGCTTCAAGGAACTGCCCAAGTTCCCGCCGAGCCGGCGCGACATCACGGTCATTGGTCCCTCTTCCCTGCCTGCGGGCGCGGTGCGGGACGCCATTGCCGAAATCAAGGTGCCGCTGCTGGAGTCCATCCATCTTGTCGCGGAATATGCTCCCGAAGACAACAGCGAAGAGCGCAACCTCTCCTTCCGTTTGACGTATCGTCATGCCAAGAAGACCCTCAAGGACAAGGAAGTCGAGAAGCAGCACAGGCGCGTGGTGGATGAATTGCTCAAGAAGTTGCCTGTGCGCATTTAACCCATATATTCATGTTTTCAGTGGGCCGCCTGCAGGCGGCCCTTTTTTTTGTTTGCAAACCACGGGCAGTGGAAGTATCTACTTTTCGCTGCAAAGAATCATTAACAATGAGGAACACGATGTCCGAACCCGGCAGTAGTTGCCATGCTCGACACCGAAATACGGGAGCGTTCTTCCGGCTTCATCGCTGATTCCCCACAGTCGTGGGGTATTCGTTCATGCCGGTCACGTTTTCCGGCAATGCAAGGCGGATATTCCATGCGTAATTCTTTTTCTTCGGCAGAGCTTCAACGCCTGCTGCACACCAATGACCATAAAGGGCTTACGGCCCTGTGCGAAGCCGCACATCCGGCTTCCGTAGCTCATGCGGTTGCCGAATTCGGTCTCCGTGATTCGGTGGCGGTTTTCGATCAACTGCCGCTACACGTTGCGACCGATGTATTTTCCCATCTTCACACGGCCCATCAGGAGCGAATCATGGAAGGCTTGAGCCGCCGTCGATTGACGGGGCTTGTCTCTTCCATGCAGCCGGACGACCGCGCGGCCCTGCTGCGTTCTTTGCCTGACCGATGCAGGGATGCGATTTTGCCGGGGCTTGCACAGGCCGAACGTGACGACATACTGCGGCTCATGGCGTATCCTTCCCATTCGGCAGGTGCGGTCATGACTTCAGAATATGTTTCGCTTGCCCCGCAAATGAGTGCACGAGAGGCCATCGATACCTTTCGGCTTGTGGCGCCGGATCGCGAGACCGTCTATTACGCCTATGTGCTGGACGACGACCGGAAACTGGTGGGAGTGCTTTCCCTGCGGGAGCTCATTCTGGCCCGGCCTGAAAGTCTTGTTCATGAAATCATGAAAACGCGCGTGCTTTCCGTCCGAGCTGAACAGGACAGGGAAGAGGCTGTGGAGATCATCGCCCGCTACAATCTGCTTGCTCTGCCTGTGCTGGACGAACAGGACAGGTTGGTGGGCATCATAACCCATGATGATGCCCTGGACGTTTTGCAGAACGAGCATACCGAGGACATGGAAAAGTTCATGGCCATCGGAGGCCGGCACGAAACCGGCACCTATGTGAATACGCCGTCGTGGCGTCATTTCGTGAACCGGGCACCCTGGGTCATGGGGCTGGCTGTGTTGGGATTGGTTTCCGGCAGCATCATCCACAGTTTTGAGGATTCCCTGATGCATTTGGTTATTCTCGCCCTGTATATGCCTATGCTGGCGGATACGGGGGGCAACACGGGAAGTCAGTCGGCCACCGTAGTCATTCGTGCCATCGCGCTGGGCGAGGTGAAGCCCGGGGATGGCTTGCGCATCATGTTCAAGGAATTGAAGATATCACTGTTGTTGGCGGCAGTGCTTTCGGTGATGGCCTTCGGCAAGGTACTTTTGCTTTCACATGGCGTGGTACTGCCTGTCGGCATCTCCCTGTATTCCCTAGGGCTGGCTGTTGCCGTTGCCTTGGGGGTGCAGGTGGTTACGGCAACTCTTGTCGGAGCCATGTTGCCGATGATTGCCTCAAGGTTGCGTATGGATCCGGCGGTGGTCGCCAGCCCCGCCCTGACCACCGTGGTGGATATTACCGGGCTGCTCATTTATTTCACCACAGCCCGGCTGCTGCTCGGCGTATAATGAAAAAAGCCCCCGGCATCCTTGGACGCCGGGGGCTTTGTTTGCATGTTGTGTGCTACTTGAGCCAGGAATCAACCTGTTCCTTGTTCTCGTTGATGAAGCGCACAGCGTTCTTGTAGCGGTCGGCGCCCTTTTCCTGGTTCCAGGCCATGATCATCTGCAGCTGGTTGGCATCCTTGTAGGAGAACTTGTCCAGGAAAGCATAGACTTCAGGCATGTCTTCCTTGAGGCCCTTGCGGACGACGGTATCAATGTGTTCTTCCTCGCCCAGCACTTTCTTGGGGTCTTCAAGGTACTTGAGGTCCCATTTGCCGAACATCCAGTGGGGCGACCACGCGGTGACCACAACCCACTTGTTGTCGCGGATGGCGTTGGCCAGGGTGGCGGTCATGGTTGCGCCGGAACCTTCGATCAGTTCCATCTTGTCCAGACCGTATTCCTTCATGGCCTCTTCGGAAAGGGCCATCAGGCCTGCGCCCGGATCGATGCCGATGATCTTGCCGTCGAATTTGTCGGCATTTTCATTGAGCTGGGTGATGGAGTCGATGGTCACATAGGAGGGAACGGCCCAGCCAAGCTTGGCTCCGCCCACGATGGGACCGAGGTCTTCGACCTTGTCTTTAACCTTTTCGAGGTATGCGGCATGGGTGACGGGCAGCCATGCGGTGACCATGGCATCTGCGTCGCCGGTTCCCAGGGCCTGCCACATGGCGGCAGCGGCAACCGGAATGATTTCAACCTCGTAACCCATGCGTTCCTGCAATACAGCTTTAACCACATTGGTGCTGGCTGCGGCGCAATCCCATTCCACATAGGCAAGCGTGACTTTGCCTTTGCCGGCAAAGGCGGGGACGGAAAGGGCCAGCATCAGCAGAGCGACACAAAGCATTTTCATCAGTTTCATAAGTCTCCTCCGTGTAATAGTCGTTTTAGTTTCTTTTTTTAGTGCCAACTTTCTGCAGCACCCGGTCCAGAATCATGGCCACGATGACAATGCCGATACCGGCTTCGAAACCGTTGCCCATCTGCAGGCGCTGAATGGCTTTCCACACTTCTCCACCAAGGCCCTTTGCACCGATCATGGCAGCGATGACAACCATGGACAGGGCCAACATGACGGTCTGGTTTACGCCTGCCATGATGGTGGGCATGGCCAGTGGCAATTCCAGCTTGAACAGGCGTTGCGATCTGTTGGAGCCGAAGGCTTCGGCGCATTCCACAAGCTCTGGTGGAACCTGTTTGATGCCGAGGCAGGTCAGGCGGATGGCCGGGGGCATGGCGAATATGACCGTGGAGAAAATGGCCGCTACCTTGCCGAGGCCGAAGAACGGAATGGCCGGGATGAGGTAGACGAACGCCGGCATGGTCTGCATGACATCCAGCGTGGGCATGACGATCTTGTGAATCTGGCCGCTCATGGCCGCGCCGATGCCCAGCGGCACGCCGATGGCGATGGCGATAAGCGTGGCGATGAGCACGAGGGCTATTGTACTGACAGTAGCCTTCCACAGCCCGATGTTCAAAATAAGCAGAAGCCCGAACAGAGCGAACAGGCCAATGCTTTTTTTCTTCGAAAGGCGCCAGGCCAGCAGCGAAACAACAAGGATGAAGATGAGCGGCGGTACGGCCAGCATGGCGTCTTCCAGCACATCAAGACCGCTCTCCAGAACCGCGGAAAGGGCTTTGGTTGCAAAGGCGCAATGGTCCACCAGGAAGTTGATAAAGGCTTCAATGCCTTCTCCGAGGGGTATTCTAGGAATTTGCATCAATGTTCCCCCTTTCGGCGAGAGCGGCCAGCAGGCGGCCCCGGACGATGACGCCCTTGAGTTTTTTGTTTTCATCCACCACTGCGAGCGGATACGGCAGGTCGTAGATAATCTGTATCAGTTCTGCGGCCGGGGTGTCGGGCAACACTGTGGCAGGATCCTTGATCAGGATGGAGTTCAGGTCCCGTTCTCCCTTGGCCACCAGGTCGCGGCAGTCTTCTGCCGTAACCACGCCGACCACCTGGTGCGAAGCGTTGAGGGTGATGAGGCAGGAAATGGCGTTGGTTTTCATTTTTCGCAGAGCTGCTCGAGGACCATCGTTTTTCAGGCTGGCCACGGCTTCGGATTTTTTCATAACGGTTTCCGCAGTGAGCACCTGGGTGATGTCGGCAGTCTCGACGAATCGGGCCACGTATTCGTCGGCCGGATTTGTAAGGATATCTTCGGGAGTGCCTATCTGCACGATGGCGCCATCCTTCATGAGCACAATGCGGTCGCCGATCTTGAGCGCTTCGTCAAGGTCATGGCTGATGAAGAGAATTGTTTTCTGCATTTTGTCCTGCAGATTGATCAGCTCGTCCTGCATGTCGCGCCGGATGAGCGGGTCGAGCGCACTGAAGGCCTCGTCCATGAGCAGGATGTCCGGGTCCAGCGCCAGGGCGCGGGCAAGGCCCACTCGTTGCTGCATGCCACCGGAAAGTTGGGTCGGATACGAATCTTCCCAGCCATCAAGCCCGACCAGCGACAGGGCTTCCATGGCCTTTTCGCGTCGGGTCGCAGGGTCAATGCCTTCGATTTCAAGGCCGTATTCCGCGTTTTGGACCACGGTTCTGTGCGGAAAGAGCGCAAAGTTCTGAAAAACCATGCCCAACTTTTTTAACCGCATCTCTCTCAGTTCGTTGCGATCGAGCTGCGTGACGTTTTGTCCGTCGATCCATACGTTGCCCGAGGTGGGTTGAATCAGGCGGTTGATACAGCGAACCAGTGTGGACTTTCCTGAGCCGGAAAGTCCCATTACAACGACGATTTCCCCTTCTTCAACGGAGAAGGAGGCGTTGTTGACGCCCACGCCGTGTTTTGTCTTTTCCATGATTTCATCTTTGGACGCACCCGCTTCAAGCATTTTCATGACTTTCTTGGGAGCTGAACCAAAGATTTTGTAAAGGTTTTCAACTTTGATTTTACTCATGCACCATATCCGGTTTCAGGTTGTACCTAGCAAAAAGGCTAAAAAAAAGAAAAGATGAGAAAAAATACAGTAGGCTAGCAGGGGGGCTGCCGATCTTTCAGACCGCGCGGAAGAGAAACTAGATGAGAATGGCTTTCATGCTCGGAAATGAAATGGCCATGTCTGTATTTAAGATGTGTTGCAGTGTTTTTTGTAGTCACAATGTGTAACTGTTGCATTGTCTTGCTGTATTGTACGACCATTTTTGATGCAGTAGGTGTATGATACAGTATCTAGTGCGTGTTTTGAGGTCGATTTTTGTTTCTTTGTATAGCAGTCGAAAGTGTGTTGTTGCAGCTTGGTAGCGGCTCGATTTGACGAAGCGCATTGTTTTTTCAAGTTTATATTGAATAGATAAAATAAGAATGAATGTCAAATTGCAGTAAAAAACGAGATTTCACCTGACTGGAAGCAGTTAAGAGCGTTTGTGGGTGGTTGTGGGTGGTTATGGCCTTTTTACTTGATTTTCTGATGTAGCATTTTATTATGACGCGGATGTGGCCGGACTTCTTGACTTGATCCCGTGTGAGATTCCGGCAGGGACGTGCCGGATCGTTATAATTACGGCTTTCCTGAAATAAAAAAACCGCGATAAAAGCCTTGAACATGACTTTTCGCGGTTTTTCGGAACATATCGCCTGAATTCAATAGGTGAACAGCTCCCGGACCAGAGCTCGCGCGTCGGTTTCGTTCATCTCCCGGGGGTTGCATTGGGTGGAGGCAGAACTCAGCACGGCCTGCACAATCGTATCAAGATCGTTGAGGGTGCGGCCTTTGAAGGGGTTTTGCAGGCCAAGGCGCGCGAGAAGCGCGGCGATGCCTACCAGAAGATCCTGTCCGACAAGTGTGCTCAAAGTTTTGTAATCATGGGCCATTTGGGTGCGGTTGTAGTTGAGCACGTAGGGAAGGCATGCTGCACATGCGTGCCCGTGCGGAATGCCATAGCTGCCGCCGAGAGGGCCGGCCAATCCGTGCACAGCCCCGAGTCCTGACGAGGAAAAAGCCACGCCTGCCAGAAAGCTGCCTTGCAGCATGTTCCGGGCGGCGATGCGATCGGTGCCGCCGTTTTCAAAAAGTGCGGGCAGGTTTTCGTAGAGCATGGCAGTCGCCTTGAGGGCCAGCTTTCTGCTGAACCACGTGGCCTTGTTGCTGACGTATGATTCGATGGCCTGGGTGAGCGCATCCATGCCCGCATGGGCTATGACATGCGGCGGCAGGCTTTTGAGCAATGCCGGATCAAGGATGACCAACCGGGCCATCATGCGTGGCGAGCGTAGCGACTGTTTGATTCCGGTTTCAGGGTCGGTAATCACGGCCACGGTGGTGGCCTCCGCCCCTGTTCCCGCCGTGGTGGGAATTGCAATGAACGGCATTGAGGCCGCCGTGGCAGGAATCTCGGCGTCAAAAAGCTGGGCAATGGAATGTTGCGGCGCATGCAGGGCAGCGGCCTTGGTCAGGTCGAGAATCGATCCGCCACCAAGCCCTGCGATCCAGTCCACATTGCTTGTCCGTATTGCGTCAATGAGAGCCAGCAATTGCGTCC
Protein-coding sequences here:
- a CDS encoding ABC transporter permease encodes the protein MQIPRIPLGEGIEAFINFLVDHCAFATKALSAVLESGLDVLEDAMLAVPPLIFILVVSLLAWRLSKKKSIGLFALFGLLLILNIGLWKATVSTIALVLIATLIAIAIGVPLGIGAAMSGQIHKIVMPTLDVMQTMPAFVYLIPAIPFFGLGKVAAIFSTVIFAMPPAIRLTCLGIKQVPPELVECAEAFGSNRSQRLFKLELPLAMPTIMAGVNQTVMLALSMVVIAAMIGAKGLGGEVWKAIQRLQMGNGFEAGIGIVIVAMILDRVLQKVGTKKRN
- a CDS encoding quaternary amine ABC transporter ATP-binding protein translates to MSKIKVENLYKIFGSAPKKVMKMLEAGASKDEIMEKTKHGVGVNNASFSVEEGEIVVVMGLSGSGKSTLVRCINRLIQPTSGNVWIDGQNVTQLDRNELREMRLKKLGMVFQNFALFPHRTVVQNAEYGLEIEGIDPATRREKAMEALSLVGLDGWEDSYPTQLSGGMQQRVGLARALALDPDILLMDEAFSALDPLIRRDMQDELINLQDKMQKTILFISHDLDEALKIGDRIVLMKDGAIVQIGTPEDILTNPADEYVARFVETADITQVLTAETVMKKSEAVASLKNDGPRAALRKMKTNAISCLITLNASHQVVGVVTAEDCRDLVAKGERDLNSILIKDPATVLPDTPAAELIQIIYDLPYPLAVVDENKKLKGVIVRGRLLAALAERGNIDANS
- a CDS encoding iron-containing alcohol dehydrogenase family protein is translated as MRTYDILPTQATFPGEVITGFDQAEQLAAKARQFGNRGMLVHGQSMRRRGKVSKITANTPTGMELETWEYSGGEPTRTQLLALIDAIRTSNVDWIAGLGGGSILDLTKAAALHAPQHSIAQLFDAEIPATAASMPFIAIPTTAGTGAEATTVAVITDPETGIKQSLRSPRMMARLVILDPALLKSLPPHVIAHAGMDALTQAIESYVSNKATWFSRKLALKATAMLYENLPALFENGGTDRIAARNMLQGSFLAGVAFSSSGLGAVHGLAGPLGGSYGIPHGHACAACLPYVLNYNRTQMAHDYKTLSTLVGQDLLVGIAALLARLGLQNPFKGRTLNDLDTIVQAVLSSASTQCNPREMNETDARALVRELFTY